The Flammeovirga yaeyamensis genome segment TATGCAGAACGTAATTATTTACAATCTTCTTCTCAATGGGAATAATTTACAAACTCTAAGGAAGTTTAAACTGTTTAAGTTTCAATGATTCTTCTTTTATTTGTAATCAATAACTACGTATAGTCTATTTAGTTATTGATATTAATTGTATCTTTTATACTTATTTGATAAAAGTTTGCAGAATCATAGTGAAGTCTTCATTGATACTATTTATTTTGCGAAAAAAATCTATACCATGATCATATATAACATTTCCTTTCATGTTGATGACGAAGTGCTTCAACCTTGGAAAGAGTGGATGAAATCTTTCTTTATTAACGAAGTAATGAACACCCAATGTTTTACAGGGTATAAGCTCATGAAACTTCTATCTGAAAAGGCCGAACAAACCGGTACTAACTTCGCTTTAATGCTTGATGTCGAAAATTTATTAAAAGTTGATCAGTTTATGCGTCAGTTTGAAGGTGATTTACACACTAAGTTAAAAGCAGAGTTTGGTGAGAAGGTTTCTCAATTCCGTTCTGTACTAAGAGAAGAAAACATTTAATCGTACAAACCTTACAATGAAACAATTTTTTAAGTCATTTAGCTTCATTACTATTTTGCTGCTTGGGACATTCATCACTACCCAAGCTCAAATTATTAACCCTGTATCTTGGTCAGCTACTCTTTCTAACGATGCTCCTAAAGAAGGAGAGGAAGTAGTGATCACATTTAAGGCAAAAATTAAAGATGGTTGGTATTTATATTCCAACGATTTTGATCATGAATTAGGTCCCATCGTTACCTCAACAGAATTTAAACCTAATGCTACATTCCAAGTAGCCGATACATTATTACCTATTAATTCATCAGAAAAATATGATGAAATATGGGAAGGAAACATTAGATATTTTAAAAAGGAGGGTACGTTTAAGCAAACCGTAAAAATTCTTGATCCTAACTTCAAGATTGAGGTGACCATGAATGGTCAGAGTTGTTCTGATGAAACTGGATCTTGTATTCCTTTACAGAAAGATTTTACTCTTGAACCAAAAGTGGATACATCGGATGAAAGCTTACTTGGTTTTATAATTTCTGCTTTCTTATTTGGATTAACAGCGATATTTACTCCATGTGTGTTCCCAATGATTCCTCTAACGGTATCATTCTTTACCAATCAAAGTGGAGGTAAATCAAAAGCATTTTTATATGGATTTTCGATTATCGCTATTTACGGTTTCTTTGGAGCTGTACTAGCGCCATTAACAGGAGATCCTAGTGTAGCCAATGCGATTAGTACACACTGGCTGCCAAATACATTATTCTTTATCATCTTTATTGTCTTTGCATTGTCTTTCTTTGGCATGTTCGAAATCACTTTACCAAGTTCATTGGTAAATAAAATGGACAAGCAATCGGATAAAGGTGGATTAGGAGCTGTATTCTTTATGGCATTCACTTTAGTATTGGTTTCTTTCTCTTGTACAGGTCCTATTGTAGGTACTATCTTGATTGAATCTGTAGGTGGAGCCTTCTTAAAACCAATCTTCGGTATGATCGCTTTTGCTTCAGCATTTGCTTTACCTTTTACATTATTCGCTTTATTCCCTGGATTAATGAAAGGTCTTCCAAAGTCTGGTGGATGGTTAAACTCTGTAAAAGTAGTTCTAGGTTTTGTTGAATTAGCTTTAGCCTTTAAATTCTTATCAACAATAGATTTAGTTTATAACTGGAGACTGTTAGATAAAGACATCATGGTGGCTATTTGGATTGCAATTAGTGCTATGTTGGGATTGTATTTATTGGGTAAAATTAGATTACCTCACGATTCTCCAACAGATACAATCAGCCCTCCTAGAATGATTTTAGCAACAATTGTTTTCACTTTTGTCATTTATTTAATCCCAGGTTTATTTGGTGCACCATTAAAACTTTTATCTGGAATTTTGCCTCCTCAAACACATCATACATTTGATCTAAGAGGCATTATCAGAGAAGAAATAGAATTTGCAGAATTATCTGGAGGAAATAAAAAAGAAACACTTATTCATCCAATCAAATATGAAGAGCTGTTCGAATTACCTCACGGATTAAAAGGATACTTTGATTATGATCAAGCATTAGCGGCATCAAAGAAATTCGGTAAACCTATCTTCTTGGACTTTACGGGCCACGGCTGTGCTAACTGTCGTAAAATGGAAGACAATGTTTGGTCGGATCCAAGAGTCTTAAGTCGCTTGAAAAAGGATTATATCATTCTTGCATTATATGTAGACGATCCAACAAAGTTACCTGAAGACGAATGGATTACTTCTACTTTTGATAAAAATGTGAAAAAGACAATAGGAGCTAAAAACTTCGATTTCCAAATCACGAAATTTAAAAGTAATGCACAACCTTTCTACTGTTTATTAAATGGTGAAGGAGATCTTTTAGTGAATCCTAAAGCATATGATTTAAATGTGCAGAACTTCGTTGATTATTTAGATTCAGGTGTAGCTGCATTCAAAAAATAAAAATTCACCTTACTATTTGATGTTGGAATAAAATAATATTGATTCCATCTCATACAGTTCATAAAAAAGTCCACTTCATAGAGGTTATGAAGTGGACTTTTTTATTATTTTTACTTTTAACCTATAATAGATGAATTAATTTTCATCAAATAAAGGCCCTATGATTAATTCTGCTCATTTTTTGCAACTGCTTTTACATACTTATTTATATCAAATAAGTATATGATCTAGACATAAAC includes the following:
- a CDS encoding DUF4286 family protein, yielding MIIYNISFHVDDEVLQPWKEWMKSFFINEVMNTQCFTGYKLMKLLSEKAEQTGTNFALMLDVENLLKVDQFMRQFEGDLHTKLKAEFGEKVSQFRSVLREENI
- a CDS encoding protein-disulfide reductase DsbD family protein; translated protein: MKQFFKSFSFITILLLGTFITTQAQIINPVSWSATLSNDAPKEGEEVVITFKAKIKDGWYLYSNDFDHELGPIVTSTEFKPNATFQVADTLLPINSSEKYDEIWEGNIRYFKKEGTFKQTVKILDPNFKIEVTMNGQSCSDETGSCIPLQKDFTLEPKVDTSDESLLGFIISAFLFGLTAIFTPCVFPMIPLTVSFFTNQSGGKSKAFLYGFSIIAIYGFFGAVLAPLTGDPSVANAISTHWLPNTLFFIIFIVFALSFFGMFEITLPSSLVNKMDKQSDKGGLGAVFFMAFTLVLVSFSCTGPIVGTILIESVGGAFLKPIFGMIAFASAFALPFTLFALFPGLMKGLPKSGGWLNSVKVVLGFVELALAFKFLSTIDLVYNWRLLDKDIMVAIWIAISAMLGLYLLGKIRLPHDSPTDTISPPRMILATIVFTFVIYLIPGLFGAPLKLLSGILPPQTHHTFDLRGIIREEIEFAELSGGNKKETLIHPIKYEELFELPHGLKGYFDYDQALAASKKFGKPIFLDFTGHGCANCRKMEDNVWSDPRVLSRLKKDYIILALYVDDPTKLPEDEWITSTFDKNVKKTIGAKNFDFQITKFKSNAQPFYCLLNGEGDLLVNPKAYDLNVQNFVDYLDSGVAAFKK